The following proteins come from a genomic window of Oncorhynchus clarkii lewisi isolate Uvic-CL-2024 chromosome 23, UVic_Ocla_1.0, whole genome shotgun sequence:
- the LOC139381737 gene encoding multiple coagulation factor deficiency protein 2 homolog, which yields MVLRVSGRRSVVWGWLLLVSCFLLSVCSHEQAAQEHPPEIHHPNMHLDKNMVHDREHIMEHLEGVIDKPESDMLPQELQLHYFKMHDYDGNNLLDGLELATAITHVHKEERGEESQPMKEEDLISLIDDVLRDDDKNNDGYIDYAEFAKSLE from the exons ATGGTGTTAAGAGTAAGTGGCAGGAGGAGCGTTGTGTGGGGCTGGCTACTCCTGGTCTCCTGctttctgctgtctgtctgttcacaTGAGCAGGCAGCCCAAGAACACCCACCGGAGATTCACCATCCAAACATGCACCTGGACAAGAACATGGTCCATGACAGAGA ACACATCATGGAGCATCTGGAAGGTGTGATTGACAAGCCTGAGTCAGATATGTTGCCACAGGAGCTGCAGTTGCACTACTTTAAGATGCATGACTATGATGGCAACAACTTACTGGATGGGCTGGAGTTGGCCACAGCCATCACTCATGTACACAAAGAG gaaagaggagaggaaagccaGCCTATGAAAGAGGAAGACCTCATAAGCCTTATAGATGACGTTCTAAGGGACGATGACAAAAACAACGATGGGTACATAGACTACGCCGAGTTTGCCAAGTCcctggagtag